In the genome of Leptospira dzoumogneensis, one region contains:
- a CDS encoding LytR/AlgR family response regulator transcription factor, with protein MAEWKTLIVEDEAPTRELLVNYCLARPELKLVKVAKDGEEALEYLQNEEFHLAFLDINLPILSGLDILEKLENPPYIIFITALRDKAIEAFEFGVIDYLLKPFSKERFFKAVDRALEILGNEADKPSKNVFNEHGLFILEKENHFLIPYGEIIYISSRDNFSVVHTEKRQYVTYKSLKSLEQKLPPSKFLRIYKQYIINLEKLSHLQSDNMGNYSVHLKDEDETQLPVGRKYISKIKELL; from the coding sequence ATGGCAGAATGGAAAACACTTATTGTCGAAGACGAAGCTCCTACCAGGGAATTACTCGTTAATTATTGTTTAGCCAGACCTGAATTAAAATTAGTAAAAGTCGCAAAAGACGGGGAAGAGGCCCTCGAATATCTGCAAAATGAAGAGTTTCATCTTGCGTTTTTGGATATCAATCTTCCTATCCTCTCCGGTTTGGATATTCTGGAAAAACTGGAAAATCCTCCGTATATCATATTTATCACCGCGTTAAGAGACAAGGCTATCGAAGCATTCGAATTCGGAGTGATAGATTATCTGCTCAAACCGTTTTCTAAAGAAAGATTTTTTAAGGCGGTAGATCGTGCCTTGGAAATTTTAGGAAATGAAGCAGATAAACCTTCTAAGAATGTTTTTAATGAGCATGGGCTTTTTATTTTAGAAAAGGAAAATCATTTTTTGATCCCTTATGGAGAGATCATTTATATTTCTTCCAGAGATAATTTTAGCGTGGTCCATACCGAAAAAAGACAATATGTAACCTACAAGTCCTTAAAAAGTCTGGAGCAAAAACTTCCTCCCAGCAAGTTTTTAAGAATATATAAACAATACATAATTAATCTGGAAAAGTTATCTCATTTACAAAGTGATAATATGGGGAATTATTCGGTCCATTTGAAGGACGAGGATGAAACACAACTTCCTGTAGGAAGAAAATATATTTCCAAGATCAAAGAACTTCTATAA